A DNA window from Leptospira weilii contains the following coding sequences:
- the hemG gene encoding protoporphyrinogen oxidase, with protein MNTQPPDHIVVGTGFTGLLYATLAVLKGESVLLYEKQNRSGGLIGSVPTPFGLVETAANGILNSYQLEELASALNLDIISAKKNSKKRFIWKDGIPKRIPLSFLELLRLLYGVLTIPAGIRREESVYQWGVRVLGKGTVESLLEPGFAGVYAGNLKDMSAELVLRRWVSSEESLLKNIRSTIRKKKAEQKVAKQRRGTVSFRGGLGEFLSVMEAKITSSPNSRILYSEESPTLSSLRKKYPKAKIVLACGLESSLRLLSSSFPVFKRYQKICKTLGIVTVTRFGNQPLLGKKTGFGILFPPDSGIRARGVLLNSSIFPGRASEGHYSETFIFGGALDADIVKLKEDEIVSILEEDRKKIAAQNDEPINHYVTIWKSALPVYDAALLEFNRELDRSLPQGIFVEGNFRYGIGLSSILERVWNIMRNGK; from the coding sequence AAGGGAGAGTCCGTTCTTCTTTATGAAAAACAAAATCGTTCCGGGGGATTGATCGGGTCTGTTCCGACTCCTTTCGGACTCGTGGAAACGGCGGCGAACGGAATCTTAAATTCCTATCAACTTGAAGAACTCGCTTCCGCACTCAACTTGGATATTATATCCGCAAAAAAGAACTCGAAAAAAAGATTTATCTGGAAGGACGGAATTCCAAAAAGAATTCCACTTTCCTTTTTGGAACTCTTACGCCTGTTATACGGAGTTTTGACAATACCTGCCGGGATTCGACGGGAGGAATCGGTTTATCAATGGGGGGTTCGTGTTTTGGGAAAAGGTACCGTGGAAAGTTTATTGGAACCGGGCTTCGCGGGAGTATATGCAGGAAATTTAAAGGACATGTCGGCCGAGCTTGTGTTGAGAAGATGGGTTTCTTCGGAAGAATCGCTGTTGAAAAATATTCGGTCGACGATTCGAAAGAAAAAAGCGGAACAAAAGGTAGCGAAGCAAAGAAGAGGAACCGTAAGTTTTCGAGGCGGATTGGGAGAATTCCTAAGCGTGATGGAAGCAAAAATCACATCATCTCCGAATTCCAGGATCTTGTACTCGGAAGAATCCCCTACTCTAAGTTCGCTTAGAAAAAAATATCCGAAGGCAAAAATCGTCCTTGCTTGCGGTTTGGAATCTTCTCTGAGATTATTATCTTCGAGTTTCCCCGTTTTTAAGAGATACCAAAAAATTTGCAAAACGCTTGGAATTGTGACGGTCACTCGTTTCGGAAATCAGCCGCTGCTCGGTAAAAAAACAGGATTTGGAATTCTTTTTCCTCCGGATTCAGGTATACGGGCCCGAGGAGTATTATTGAATTCCTCCATCTTTCCGGGAAGAGCCTCCGAAGGACATTATTCCGAGACGTTTATTTTCGGAGGCGCCTTAGACGCAGACATTGTGAAACTCAAAGAAGACGAGATCGTATCCATCTTGGAAGAAGATCGGAAAAAGATTGCGGCTCAAAACGACGAGCCCATCAATCACTACGTTACGATCTGGAAATCCGCACTTCCGGTATACGACGCCGCGCTTCTCGAATTCAACAGAGAGTTGGATCGTAGTCTGCCGCAAGGGATTTTTGTGGAAGGAAATTTTCGATACGGGATCGGTCTAAGTTCGATTCTAGAAAGGGTTTGGAATATTATGCGAAATGGAAAGTAA
- the hemH gene encoding ferrochelatase encodes MKNRILLINLGGPRDASEIEKFLIDLFEDPFVFDLPLPEWIRKPLGKWVAKKRVTKVAQTYKSMGLGGGSPLVLETSKQATAIAEALEKITGEEWEGNITMTCGYPDIRKLNQDSLIPTKRNILLPLYPHFSRSTVLSTAKLVEQTTKFCPVSYEGWVAPFHSSQAYLESIRDLILDFFQDKLNRKDFLHSDSFQSVSNWETIDLIFSAHGIPIRLIDKGDRYREEINSNVESLKQLLYEKGFRGKCHTSFQSRVGPSKWTEPNTITMLKQLGKNGIKRVAVYPISFVSDHLETLEEIGEQLRKIAYENGIVEYHRIPAPGIYPKFIEAMAKIGLESTQSPKNECICKKLGGYFPNLKSGECPISS; translated from the coding sequence CTGAAAAACAGAATCTTATTAATCAATCTAGGCGGTCCGCGGGACGCGTCGGAAATCGAAAAATTTCTGATCGACCTTTTCGAAGACCCTTTTGTTTTCGATCTTCCTCTTCCCGAATGGATCAGAAAACCTTTAGGAAAATGGGTCGCAAAAAAAAGAGTTACGAAAGTCGCTCAAACCTACAAGTCTATGGGACTCGGAGGCGGTTCTCCTCTTGTTTTAGAAACCTCCAAACAGGCGACCGCAATTGCCGAAGCCCTCGAAAAAATTACGGGAGAAGAATGGGAAGGCAACATCACGATGACCTGCGGCTATCCCGACATTAGAAAATTAAACCAAGACTCCCTCATTCCCACAAAACGAAATATCCTTCTCCCCTTATATCCCCACTTTTCCAGATCCACTGTTTTGAGCACGGCTAAACTCGTGGAACAAACGACAAAATTCTGCCCCGTGAGTTACGAAGGCTGGGTCGCACCATTCCATTCTTCACAAGCCTATTTGGAATCGATTCGGGATCTTATTTTGGATTTTTTTCAAGACAAACTAAACCGGAAGGACTTTTTACACTCCGATTCCTTCCAAAGTGTGTCGAATTGGGAAACGATCGACTTGATCTTCAGCGCTCACGGCATACCAATCCGTTTGATCGACAAAGGGGATCGATACAGGGAAGAAATTAATTCCAACGTCGAAAGTTTAAAACAACTTCTTTATGAAAAAGGATTTCGAGGAAAATGTCATACTTCCTTTCAAAGTAGGGTAGGGCCTTCGAAATGGACGGAACCAAACACGATTACGATGCTCAAACAATTGGGAAAAAACGGGATCAAAAGGGTTGCCGTATATCCGATCAGTTTCGTAAGCGATCATTTGGAAACCTTGGAAGAGATTGGAGAACAGCTCAGAAAAATCGCCTACGAAAACGGGATTGTCGAGTATCATCGAATCCCGGCTCCCGGAATTTATCCGAAATTCATCGAAGCAATGGCAAAAATCGGTTTGGAATCCACTCAATCCCCGAAGAACGAATGTATCTGTAAAAAGTTAGGGGGATACTTTCCGAATTTAAAATCGGGAGAATGTCCGATCAGCTCCTAA
- a CDS encoding putative porin — MKIQKHTLKIFLILIGPFLQIGSIYAQTSSGEPPKSFQEKEKQAVPEETFLKKLLQQSSLTILAGRNGGDNIFETGTKYPNLSGLRGGSRITYARDFNYGGLGFTLRWQKWEADLNLKTTGRYINAGEGRDEDFFLGDPTVERGTKISTRELSYYDTPYTFIGSRNFADGKGRLSMIQHRQSLILRRYFGDSDPDFRKEGKGVYLTGGFQYTFMKYVLYDVFQFFDSNPIFLNRIGLGLSLSYSTYEFPLGLGYRYSNKEWLFETSLSGIFWTGHFRDFHYQRSLNFIGDLSGFGIDFNLGVGKIFGNYLAFLKLNEHRLFGDGHFSTKGGLNNNDILSQYFGHYKNYMNLKEWNVELSLTGFLY; from the coding sequence ATGAAAATACAAAAACATACGCTCAAGATTTTTTTAATTCTTATCGGTCCCTTTTTACAGATCGGCTCGATCTACGCGCAAACATCCTCCGGAGAGCCTCCGAAATCATTTCAGGAAAAAGAAAAGCAGGCGGTACCAGAGGAAACATTTTTAAAAAAACTGCTCCAACAGTCCTCTCTTACTATACTCGCGGGGCGAAACGGCGGGGATAATATTTTTGAAACCGGCACCAAATACCCGAATCTTTCAGGTCTGCGAGGAGGTTCGAGAATCACATACGCAAGGGATTTTAACTATGGCGGACTCGGGTTTACTCTTCGTTGGCAAAAATGGGAGGCCGATCTAAATCTAAAAACCACCGGGCGTTATATAAATGCGGGAGAAGGGAGAGACGAGGATTTTTTTCTAGGCGATCCCACGGTCGAAAGAGGAACCAAAATATCAACCAGAGAACTTTCATACTATGACACTCCTTACACGTTTATCGGATCCCGCAATTTTGCAGACGGAAAAGGCCGACTGTCGATGATACAACACAGGCAATCTCTTATTTTGAGAAGATACTTTGGAGACAGTGATCCGGATTTTCGAAAAGAAGGGAAAGGAGTTTATCTCACGGGCGGTTTTCAATATACGTTTATGAAATATGTTCTCTACGACGTATTTCAATTCTTCGATTCAAACCCCATCTTTTTAAATAGAATCGGCTTGGGTCTAAGTCTTTCGTACTCGACCTACGAATTTCCGTTAGGTCTCGGTTATCGATACTCGAACAAGGAATGGCTTTTTGAAACCTCGCTTTCCGGTATTTTCTGGACGGGGCACTTTCGAGACTTCCATTATCAAAGATCTCTTAACTTTATCGGAGATCTTTCCGGTTTCGGAATCGATTTCAACTTAGGAGTGGGAAAAATTTTCGGGAACTATCTAGCGTTTCTAAAACTCAACGAACACAGACTTTTTGGGGACGGTCATTTTTCGACAAAAGGCGGATTAAATAACAACGACATTCTCTCTCAATATTTCGGTCATTATAAGAATTATATGAATCTAAAAGAATGGAACGTGGAGTTGTCCCTAACTGGATTTTTATATTAA
- a CDS encoding ParA family protein, with translation MSSKTLTTRQILEEFEIFSEEEFLSKVKEWKIPASGKGKFEREVIEKYFQKTDKHVYDSAIIAVSNQKGGEGKTTVSVCLAEALSKSAPVLLVDWDAQANITQLFFGSVEKSVFHSLGYRGEEPIPAKDLLVQLTPGLDLLPSSIHLANFTTPYERDDFELLKDALKPVRSAYKYIIIDCPPSLGLILENALIAADHVLIPIQTRAFSVQGLKDLHSTILKIKKKANPSLNLLGAVLNQYEDARALAGLADAIRKYFEVFDTVVYRRESIPQAQAKKKLLGEYDSKVMQMFSSLADELIERISNG, from the coding sequence ATGAGTTCCAAAACTCTAACAACCCGGCAGATTTTAGAGGAGTTTGAAATTTTCTCCGAGGAAGAATTTTTGTCCAAGGTGAAGGAATGGAAAATCCCGGCTTCGGGGAAAGGGAAATTTGAACGTGAAGTAATAGAAAAATATTTTCAAAAAACCGATAAACACGTTTACGATTCCGCGATTATAGCCGTTTCCAACCAGAAAGGCGGAGAAGGTAAAACCACCGTTTCCGTTTGTTTAGCCGAGGCTCTTTCCAAATCGGCTCCTGTGCTTCTTGTGGATTGGGACGCACAGGCGAATATCACTCAGCTGTTTTTCGGTTCTGTGGAAAAATCGGTTTTCCATTCCTTGGGTTACAGGGGCGAGGAGCCTATACCTGCAAAAGATCTATTGGTTCAACTCACGCCGGGTTTGGATCTTTTGCCCTCTTCCATTCATCTCGCGAACTTTACGACTCCGTATGAAAGGGATGATTTCGAACTTTTAAAAGATGCGCTCAAGCCAGTTCGCTCCGCGTATAAGTATATTATTATTGATTGTCCTCCGTCTCTTGGGTTGATTTTAGAGAACGCGTTGATTGCGGCCGATCACGTTCTGATTCCGATTCAGACTCGTGCTTTTAGTGTTCAAGGTTTGAAGGATTTGCATTCCACGATTCTAAAAATAAAAAAGAAAGCGAATCCGTCTCTCAATCTTTTAGGGGCCGTTCTCAACCAATACGAAGACGCCCGCGCACTCGCGGGACTGGCGGATGCAATCCGAAAATATTTCGAGGTTTTCGATACGGTTGTCTACAGAAGAGAGTCGATTCCTCAGGCTCAGGCCAAGAAAAAACTTTTAGGGGAATACGATAGCAAGGTTATGCAGATGTTTTCTTCTTTGGCGGATGAATTGATAGAGAGGATTTCAAATGGCTAA